CCCAAACCCCAAAGTTCAgcatcccacccctgcctcagtttcccttttcctgacccttccccacctcccccagcccccagaTTCCCCAGTTTCCCACCTGCCTCAGCTTCCCCTTCCCCAACCACCTCCCACAGCCCCCAgacgtccccgtgtccccccgtgcctcagtttccccctgcccccgtgcccccccagACCTGCGGGTGCAGCGCCTGCTGCTGTCGCTGCTCTGCGACCCCGACCTGGCCAAGGTGACGGACTGCATGGAGCACGCGCTGCGGGCGCGGCACCCGCGCAGCCGCTACAGCGCCGGCTGGGACGCcaagctgctctggctgccgGCCTCCTACCTGCCCTCGGCCCTCGTGGACCTGGCGCTGGCCCTCATCCTGCCCCGGCCGGCCCAGAGCGGCCGCCGAGAGCCCCCAGACCCAAAATAAACCCCCCAAGGATGGGGAATAAACGCCCCCAACTCGCCCGTCCTGGCTCTGCTCGGGGTCGGGGCTTGGATGGGAtctggggacactgaggtggCTCTTGGAGCCCCATGGAGCTGGCGCTGGCCCTCATCCTGCCCCGGCCGGCCCAGAGCGGCCACTGAGAGCCCCCAGACCCGAAATAAACCCCCCAGGGTGGGGAATAAACACCCCCAACTCGCCCGTCCTTGTTCTTGCTTGGGGTCGTGGTTggaagggggatttggggacatcggggTGGCACgtgaggatttggggacatggaggtggCGCACCGAGCCCCCAGAGCCACCAGGACcagtccccagccccagggggtCAATGGGGCACAGGGGAGGACCCCAAAACTCCAGGATGGACCCCCTCAAACCCATCAGAGACCCCCCCAATCCCATGAGGGACCCCCAACTCCATgagggacccccaaaccccacgaGGGTCCTTGTCCCACCCAGGAGGGACCCCCACCCCCAGGAGGGTTCCTGTCCCACCCAGGAGGGACCCCCACCCCCAGGAGGGTTCCTGTCCCACCcagggggacccccaaacccctcaaagggacccccaaacccccccagtcACACTCGGCTCTCCAGAAGCTTTTCCTCTTTATTGCAAACCCGGGgggccccccgagccccccaggacccccgggggggggggggttcgCACGTGGGCCCTGCTGGgacccccggagcccccccaggacaccccgggggggcaggaatttgggggggggggggggggggctacATGACCTCGTAGCCGCTGCGGATCCCCCGCATGAGGCAACAGGAGAAGACAACGCCCAGGACCTGGGGGGACAAGGAGAGTGACACggggggggggacagggacacggggggggacagggacatggggggggaaatgggggggacagggacacgggggggggacagggacatgggggggggatagggacatggggggacagggacacgggggggacagggacacggggggggacagggacacgggggggggcagggacacggggggggacagggacaaggggggggggacagggacacgggggggggcagggacatggggggggagagggacacgggggggggaaatggggggggcagggacacggggggggacagggacaaggggggggacagggacaaggggggggacagggacacggggggggcagggacatgggggggggagagggacacggggggggaaatggggggggcagggacacggggggggacagggacaaggggggggacagggacaagggggggggacagggacatggggggggTGTCAGTTAAATTtggggagaggaagaaggaaaaggggtTCAGTCACACTTGGGGGGGTCAGGTTGACAtggggggggctcagccccacATTGGGGGGGGTCTCAGCCTCATATTGGAAAAGAGTCACCCCACATTTGGGGGGTCTCGCCCCATACTGGGGAGGTCACCCCACATTTGGGGGGGTCTCAGCCGCACACTGAAGGGGGTTCAATCCCTCCCTCAGGGGGGGTCTCAGGCCacatttggggaggggtctcagccCCACAGTAAAGGGGGTCCCATCCCACCCTCAGGGGGGTCTCAGCCCACATTTTGGGAGGTCTCAGGCCacatttggggaggggtctcagccCCACAGTAAAGGGGGTCCCATCCCACCCTCAGCCCACACTGGGGGGGTCTCAGCCCacatttggggaggggtctcacctcGAAGAAGGCGATGCCCAGCGCCACGGCCGCCAGCACCACCACGTTCCTCTTGACCCACGCCTCGAGGCTCGGCAGGCAGCCCTGGGTGGGGGGCacggcgggggggggggcgggtCAGGGgtctcggggaccccccccgaGGGGCGGGATCAggaattggggagggggtcTCACCTTGGCGAACACGGTGGCCGGGGTGGGCCGGACGTTGCAGGCGGCGGTGGCCACGCGGCAGCAGGACCTGGGCACGGTGTCGTTGGCCCCGAAGGGCCCCACGCTCGCCCAGTCCGTGTAGTTGTCCACCCCGCAGCACGAGAACTGCcggcaaaaaaagaaaaaaaaagggtcgGCAACGCCTGGGGGGGTCCAGgagcagccccctccccaaattggggCTGAGCCCAGGGCTCACCTCCTGCTGGAAGGCGTCCAGGGCGGCGCTCAGCGCCGGGTCCTTCTCGTACCTCCTCACGgcctcccacagcccctcctcCACCAGCCCGTGCACctgggggggcacgggggtCACGGGGGGGCAGGGACCCCCGGGGGGGGAGCAGGGACCCCCGGGGGGGGGCAGGGACCCCCACCTTGTGCTTGAAGACGTAGCCGGTGATGGCGGGCGGCGATCTCCACCAGGAAGATGAGGCTGAGCAGGACGGCGAACTgggggggggcacgggggggtcagggggtctggggggcacagagggggtttggggggtctgggggggtcacagagggggcttggggggtctgggggggcacagaggggtctgggggggcacaggggggtcagggggtctggggggctcacagagggggtttggggggtctgggggggcacagagggggtttgggggtcacagagggggtttggggggtctgggggggtcacagagggggtttggggggtctgggggggcacAGAGGGGGGTTTGGGTGGTCTTGGGGGGGGTCACAGAGGGggtttgaggagtctgggagGCCACAGAGGGGGTTGGGGGTGTCTGGGGGGTCACAGAGGGGGTTTGAGGGTTCAGGGCGGCACAGAGGGGGTTggggggtcacagaggggtctggggggggcacagagggagtttggggtgtcttggggggtcacagaggggttttggggtgtctggggggtcacagaggggtcggggggggcacagaggggttttggggtgtctggggggtcacagaggggtctggggggggcacagaggggttttggggtgtctggggggtcacagaggggttttggggggttttgggggggcaCAGCAGAGGTTctggggcagggtgggggtCAGAGGAGACGTTTGGGGCgggggggtcacaggggggctgggcagggctcggggggctcATGGTGGGGGTAACAGTGGGGCTTATGGGGGGGTCACAACGGGGGGGGGATCAGATGGGGGGCACAATGAGGGGCTGAGAGGGGGGTCACAAAGTGGGGGGGTCACATGGGGACACTGATTGTGCTGGCCCCACAAAGGGCTGGGtcggggggtcctgggggggtttcCCCATGCCGGGCTGGGtcagggggtcccggggggggtcccgggggggtcccggcggGCGGCCCCCCCTCACCGTGGTGACCATGCAGTAACTCTCCCTCCAGGCGCCGCAGCAGCCGAAGAAGGAGGTGAAGAAGATGACGACCCCCAGCACCACGATGCCCACGGGGGTCCAGCTGGAGGCGGCCACCGGGGCCACCGGGGCCCTACCCAGGGCCACCAGCGCGTAGATGCCGATGGCGATCAGGGCCACGCCGCACACctgggggcggggagggggtaCAGAGCGTCGGGGAcagccgggaccccccccccgcccagcCCCCCTCCCCAAACCGCCCCGCAGAACCCCCCTCCCCAAACCGCCCCGCGGCGCCGCGTTCCGCTCCAGTTTGGCGAGAGACCGGGGGGGACAGCAGCGCAGCCCCCCcgggggaggggacacgggaggggacacgggaggggacacgggaggggacacgggaggggATAGCGGCCGCAGCGGGAAGTCCAGGAAGTCCGGCCTTCCGGCCACGCGAGAGCGCGGGGGGGCCGCCACGCACCCGCTCGGGGGTCCCGGCGGAGTCTGGGGGGGTTCAT
This is a stretch of genomic DNA from Anomalospiza imberbis isolate Cuckoo-Finch-1a 21T00152 unplaced genomic scaffold, ASM3175350v1 scaffold_1026, whole genome shotgun sequence. It encodes these proteins:
- the CD63 gene encoding LOW QUALITY PROTEIN: CD63 antigen (The sequence of the model RefSeq protein was modified relative to this genomic sequence to represent the inferred CDS: deleted 1 base in 1 codon), encoding MAIEGGMKCVKFLVFFFNFIFWVCGVALIAIGIYALVALGRAPVAPVAASSWTPVGIVVLGVVIFFTSFFGCCGAWRESYCMVTTFAVLLSLIFLVEIAAAITGYVFKHKVHGLVEEGLWEAVRRYEKDPALSAALDAFQQEFSCCGVDNYTDWASVGPFGANDTVPRSCCRVATAACNVRPTPATVFAKGCLPSLEAWVKRNVVVLAAVALGIAFFEVLGVVFSCCLMRGIRSGYEVM